ATTATGACTAAGAATCACAGTATGTTAGATTAGTCATGTGAATTACCAGATTTCTCTCCCTCTAATCCTCTCCCTTTCCATCTCCCTCTTGATCTCTctcttacttcttcttcttcttcttcttcttcttcttctcccctTTCCTCTATTTTCTTCCCCCTTGCCGTTGCTTTTCTGATTGGTTGTGACCAAGTCACAACAACTTTAACGTAGGATCTCTATGGAATAAACACAGGTAGCACCTTGGCtgcataatatttatatttttggtGCAAGAGGAGTGCGCTACAgcttgaacctaggatctctacccACACCTCACCACTCTACCCCCTGCACTGGCCACAGGTGGCATCTTGGCAATATGTTATACATATATAACTATGGCTTGAACCTAGGATCTCACCCACATCTCAGCAACCTCCAACCTCGGCAAGGCGCAGGTGGCAACTTGGCAATAATATTCTTCTTGTTCTGCAATCTTAAATAGAAGGGATTATTTGTGCATACTGTCTGAAGTTACTGCACTGTAGCTTTCTCTAGATTAATGCCTTATGTAGGAGACATCTATCAAGAAGATTGTTGGATTGGATATGACAATGACGTCTATGCTCCACTGATTCTGTCTTATTTAATAGAATGCCTTACTGCACCCATTTTTCTTTTGCAATAGGCTCATCTTCCTAAAATATCAGGATTATTATTGTTTTCATCTCTGTGTTATATTCTTTGGGTATGACATTGATGTCTATATGTAAAAGATTTTCAGCTTCTCTTTCTTTGAGGTCTTATGAAGAGTCTTCTATTTTCACAGGTTGATAGAAGGTACAGACAGTATTATCATCAGATGCAGATTGTGGTGTCATCATTTGATGTGATAGCGGGATGTGGGGCAGCTAAACCATACTCGGCACTTGCCCTCCAGACTATATCCCGCCACTTTCGGTGCTTGCGCGATGCAATAAGTGACCAAATTCAAGCAACCCGTAAAAGCCTGGGGGAGCAAGAAACATCAGAGAATGATAAAGGGATTGGAATAACTCGTCTCCGGTATGTGGATCAGCAGCTCAGGCAACAGAGAGCTCTTCAGCAGCTTGGAATGATGCAGCAACATGCATGGAGGCCACAAAGGGGTTTACCTGAAAGCTCTGTTTCAATTCTTCGTGCATGGCTGTTTGAACATTTCCTTCATCCGTAAATCCTCCAAAAACAGCTTTTTCTATTACTGTTTCAATTGTATTATTTTGCTGTTTCTTGCAAGACATCTCCAATTATAGTAATAGATTTTTCTGGTGTTCAACAGGTACCCAAAGGATTCTGATAAGATCATGCTGGCAAGGCAGACAGGCTTGACTAGAAGTCAGGTAAAATGAAAAGAACATATTTATCTAGCAATTAGCACGGCAGACTAGAGTGTCTTTCTTCATCTTAAGTGAGTCAAAAGGACAAGTCCTTTTTCACCAAAATTTGTTTCATTTTGAAAATAGTGAAACCCACTgcatataatttttcaaaattgtgTTTGGAAGATCAGGCATAACTCAGTTGGGTAGTTGCTGAGAATTTGGAAAGAAGTATAGTACAAGGCTACAAGCTCAAGAATAGTGGCAACTTTAAATCTGAAATATAGCATATGCATTCTGTTGGATTTAGCAGTTGCCAGATGCCCAGAGCATATTAGGGAAGACATGAGTCTATTTGTGAATGAATATGTGAGCCTCATGCGACAAAGCGGTGAAGAATTGGTACCACTTTCCTGTCTGTCCACTTTAATCAATGAGAGAAATTTAGTTCCTTTGCAAAAGTTTGCTATATCTTTAGATGTTTGTTAATTAACATGAATCATAGAATGATTAATCATATTAAAAATGTAACTTTAATCATATCCAGGCAATATCACTAACTATGATATGTTGTGCTTTAGTGTGTTCTGTTCACGAAATTCCAAGACCTGTCTGTTGCCTTGCTCAGGTCTCAAATTGGTTTATCAACGCACGAGTGCGACTTTGGAAGCCCATGGTTGAAGAGATGTACAAAGAAGAGATTGGTGATGCAGAGATGGACTCTAATTCTTCTTCTGAAAATGCTACAAAAGCAACAAAAGGTGACTTGAGAAACTACGAagatggaggaagaaatgcaacaaagTGCCAGTTCAACAGCAAACGAAAGATGCAGTGCTGGACAATTGCTGGATTCCAAATCTGACTGTGTTCCTGATGTAGAAATGGGAGGATCAACTACAAGAAGCAATTTTCAAAATATGACACGCAGTGAGGCTGTTACTGAATATGGGTTATTGAAGCTAAGGGAGGAGCAAAGGCCCAGTGTTGATGATTGTGGTCTGTTCCCTGATGCCATTGTTCACTCTGATGGGAGCGCTGATAGGCTTATTGCTGCAGCTGCTGCTGCTTATCAAATGTCAGAGGTGGGAGGGTTTGGGACTGGAAGTGGAGTGTCTCTTACGCTGGGGTTGCAGCACTGCGAGGGTGGTAACCTACCAGTGTCTACCACAGCCCATCACAGTTTTGTTTCCATGAGAGGGGATGGTATATATAGTGCAGCAGCATCTTCTGTGGGGGCGGAGAACACAGATTATGAATGCCTGAATCTGGGAACAGGCAACACATGTTCAATTCCTCCCATTTGTTCCATGATTTTGTGGTAtgaattactttgggacagtagcaACCTACTTTCTCTGTTCCATTAGGAAAGATTCATCATTACTTTCAGGTGATGAAAGGAAGGTTGTGCATAAAACACAATTATAGCATATCAAAAGAATTGGTTGGAAGATTAGCATATTGTAAAGAACATAATTTTGTCTTAATATTCTGTAAGGGAATTGTACAATTGTCGACAACTTTGGtatggaaataaaaaaaaaaaaaaaaggggaaatccAGGTTTGAAATAAAGATGGTAGGAATTGGCTTATTGTTATTTCGATGTTATTTTGATAATGACCTATAAGAAACTTCTGAAACTGTGCCATTTTTTGCAATTTGTTGCTATTGTTTTTAATATCAAAAATACCAACAGGGGCAGGAGCAGGAGCAACAGCATAGGCTTCAAGTTCATGGGATGCTTACAGCTTCCATTTCATGGTGTAATGTCTATTCTTCAAACCTGACTCATTTAGTGCCATCCATGTTATACTCTCCACCATATCAAAGGCGTGTGCCTTGTGAAAGCAAAATCTTGACAAACTAAAACTAGAATAGTCCAGGGTAGAAAACTAATTCCCATCGCAATTCAGTCATCTCAAGTAAAGCGCATTGCCCATATATTTTCACAACATTGAGATCACATTTGCCCTCCTTAAGCTGAATGCAGAGTCCAGAATTTATGAGTTTTCAAAGTCAAAAGTGTCCTTGATCAATCAAGAAGAGGACCTCTGAATCATATCCTCTGCAGGCCAGTACGTGCGTATGTCCTCTGCattgattattaattattttattcattcTTTTACATATGAAAAACTAATAATAAGGCAAAGGATAAATGAAAGGCAACAAGCCTCATGGAGCTTCTTTCTTCTCCTTTTTAACTCAATAGGGAATCATCTCAGCATGAAAAATAATCTGAAagctttgtaaatgaaaattaaCAGCAAGAAGACACAATAACAAGAGAAAAAAAGGGAATTTAACATGAGCAAACAGAGCTGAGACGGCTCCAAAGACTATAATTATCATAATCATTGATGGAATATGCCTCTGTTGCTGCTGAAAAATATgctaaaataaaataagttagGAGAGTTGTTACTAACAAAGCTGTTATTGACAGCACTTCAGTTGATTATTTGAATGCTTGATTTTGGCAGAGTTTCATGGATTTAGTTGCTCAAACTCTTGTATAAATAATGCATTCTATCAATAATATAAGATTAGACACTTTCGGTAAGATAAGATGAGACTGAAAAtatctgattttattttattgacaGAAGTCATTATTTATACAAAGACTTTGAGCAACTGAATCCATAAAACTCTGCTAAAATCAAACATTCAAATGATCAACTGAAGTAATGTCAATAACAGCTTTGTTAGTAACAACTCTCCTAACTAAGAGACCCAGAGATCCCACAAGAAATATGGCTAGGTTCTGATTTTtatttgtgttttatggcttggtGTTTTAGTAATCTCACAAGTAACTCAAGAATTAAGCTGTGATACCATTTATTGGTTTTTGATAGAAATAGGTGCTCACAAAGAAAAGGCTTATAATGAGACTGATCTTATTTTATTGACAGAATGCATTAATTATCCAAGATTTTGAGCTATGCtaaaatcaaacatttaaatgatCAACTGAAATGCTGTCAATAACATCTTTGTTAGTAACAAGTCTCCTAACTTCTTGGAGTTGAATTATTCTACTGACTTGACCCATTCTTTTTGCAACAATTAGCATATTTTTCAGCAGCAACAGAGCCATACCCATCAATCATTTAGTACTATAGAGAACATTCACCTTCCTCTATACAACAAGAAAGCCAATGCAGCTACAATTGATTTGATACCGTTGAAGAaaataataagaataataataTACTTAGATAAGTATCAAACGTTAACATATAGAAAGAGAGCTTATGTTATCAGCTATGACAGATTCTGTTCAGTGAAACAGTGAACAGAtcaattttgtgaaaagcatggaagttttatgttttgttttcatttttaaaCGTAAAATATCCGCAGGATGTCTGAAATTTTTGTTATATTCTGAAAGttcaaatttaatatttgttcTTGGAAGCCAATTAGCAAGGAAGAGGTACAGTGTAGCTAAGAATTTACCTATTTTAACCAGAACTTGTATGTTGCCATTATTTCACAGATTTTTAGTTAAATGTCTTTATAAATAGTAGCCTACGAATTCTTTATAAATTGTTTACCTATATTCTATATCGAGACAACTTCAAGATCTTTGGATAATTTATCTTTTCTGTAGTCTACTGATAGACCTTTTGTTTCAGTGCCACAGGCACCCAGGACCAGGAAGGCCACTACTGAAAGGGCCGTAACAGCAATAAGAATTCTCCAGTGAAATCCAAGTACTTGCGACAGGGATATTGGAGCAGTACTTTCCAATAATGGTTTCTTTACAAAATGAGTCAGGTTTGAAGAATAGACATTACACACCATGAAATGGAAGCTGCAAGCATCCATGAACGTGAAGCCAGCGCTGGTGTTCCCGCTCCTGTTGGTGcttttgatattaaaaaaaaatagcaacTAATTGCAAAAAATGGCACGGTTTCAGAAGTTTCTTCAAGAGTTCATTATCAAAATCACAATCGAAACAACAATCAGCCAATTCCTACCATCTTTATTTCAAACCaggatttccttttttttttttttcagttttctTTCAATAGCAAAGTTATCGCCAATTGTACAATTCCCTTGCAAAATATTAAGACAATAATATGTATCTTTACAATATGCTAATCTTCCAACCAATTCTTTTGATATACTACAATTGTGTTTTATGCACGACCTTCCTTTCACCACCTGAAATAATGATGAATCTCTCCTAATGGAACAAAGAAAGTCGGCTGCTAGTGTCCTAAAGTAATTCAATTGTGACCCATAATTATTCATGCCACAAAATCATGCAACAAATGGGAGGAATTGAACCTGTGTTGCCTGTTTCCTGGATTCAGGCATTCATAATCTGTGTTCTCCGCCTCAGTAGAAGATGCTGCTGCACCATATATATCATCCCCTCTCGTGGAAACAAAACTGTGATGGGCTGTGGCAGACACTGGTAGGTTACCACCATCACAGTGCTGCAACCCCAGAGTAAGAGATACTCCACTTGCAGTCCCAAACCCTCCCACCTGTGACATTTGATAAGCAGCAGCAGCTGCTGCCATAAACCTATCACCACTCCCATCAGAGTGAACAATGGCATCAGGGAACAGACCACAATCAACGCTGGGCCTTTGCTCCTCCCTTAGCTTCAATAACCCATATTCAGTAACAGCCTCACCGCGTCCACCGTGTGTCATGTTTCGGAAATTGATTCTTGTAGTTGATCCTCCCATTTCTACATCAGGAACATGATCAGATTTGGAATCCAGCAATTGTCCAGCAGCACTGCATCTTTCGGTTGCTGTTGAACTGGAGCTTTGTTGCATTTCTTCCCCTCCATCTTCATAGTTTCTCAAGTCACCTTTTGTTGCTTTGGTTGCATTTTCAGAAGGAGAATTAGAGTCCATCTCTGCATCCCCAATCTCTTCTTTGTACATCTCTTCAACCATGGGCTTCCAAAGTCGCACTCGTGCATTGATAAACCAATTTGAGACCTGAGCAAGGCAACATATGTGTCTTGGAATTTCACGAACAGAACACATTAAAGTGCATTATGTCATAGTTGATATTGTCTGGATATGATTAAAGCAATAAGAAAAGTTTCTCAATTCAAGTTACAGTTTTAATATGATTAATCATTCTATGATTCATGTCAATAATTAATGAAAATCTAAAGATATAGCAAACTTTTGCAAAGGACCTAAATTTCTCTCAATGATTAAAGAGGAGAGACGTGAACCACTCCCCAACAACTTTCAGGAAGTGATACCAAATCTTCACCACTCTGTTGCTGAGGCTCACATATTCATTCAGAAATTGACTCATGTCTTCCCTAATATGCTCCGGGCCTCTGGCAACTGCTAAATCCAACAGAATGCATATGCTATTTTTCAGATATAAGAAGATGCCACTATTCTTGAGCTTGGTCTATACTTCTTTTCAAATTCTCAGCAACTAACCAACTGAGTCCTACCTGATCTTCCCGATACACAATTTTGACAATTATATGCATTGGGTTTCACTAATTTCCAAAATGAACCATAATTTTGGTGAAAAGGACTTGTCCTTTTCACTCACTTATGATGAAGAAAGACACTCTAGGCTGCAATGCTGAACGGTAGATAAATGTGTTCTTTTCATTGTACCTGACTTCTAGTCAAGCCTGTCTGCCTTGCCAGCATGATCTTATCAGAATCCTTTGGGTAACTGGTGAACATCAGAAACTATTACTATAATTGAATAAGATGTCTTCACATGAAATTGAAAATGACACAATTGAaagaataatagaaaaagctgttCTTGAAGGATTTACGGATGAAGGAAGTGCTCAAACAGCCAAGCACGAAGAATTGAAACAGAGCTTTCAGGTAAACCCCTTTGTGGCCTCCACGCATGTTGCTGCATCATTCCAAGCTGCTGAAGAGCTCTCTGTTGCCTGATCTGCTGATCCACATACCGGAGACGAGTTATTCCCATCCCTTTACCATTCTCTGATGTTTCTTGCTTCCCCAGGCTTTTACGGGTAGCTTGAATTTGGCCACTTATTGCATCTCGCAAGCACCGAAAGTGGCGGGATATAGTCTGTAGGGCAAGTGCTGAGTATGGTTTAGCTGCACCACGTCCTGCTATCACATCAAATGATGATACCACAATCTGCATCTGATGATGATATTGTTTGTATCTTCTATCAACCTGTGAAAATAAAAGACTCTTCATTAGACCTCAACAAAAGAGAAGCTGAAAATCTTACAAATAGAAATCAATGTCATACCAAAAAAATATGACACAGAGATGAATAACAATAATAATCCATGAATCCTGATGTTTTTAGTAAGATAAGCCTGTTGCAAAAGAAAAATGGATGCGTTGAGGTATTCAATAAAATAAGACAATCAATGGAGCATAGACATCATTGTCATAACCAATGCAACAATCTTCTTGAGAGAAGTCTCCAACATAAGGCATTAATCTAGAGATAGCTAGAGTGCCATAACGCCAGACAGTATGCACAAATAATCACTTCTATTTAAGATTGCAGAACAACAACAAGATTATTGCCAGGGTGTCAACTGTGCCTTGCCCTGCTGGGAGGGAGGTGAGATGCGGGTGAGATCCTAGGTTTGAGCCATAGTTATATACAAGCTATAAAATAGCTGCAGGATGCTGCAGTGATAAGTaaaatttatatgtatatatatatatattaaacaaaattattatttataatttattataaagaaTTATTTAACTATTTCCATTTTTCACAGGAGTAAAATATATCCATATATAGTTTAgcctaaaaaattataattttatgaattaataagttaaagtattgtcttaatttatatattcattataattatattatgatTGTTATTTAGTATATTTTTTCTTTAGAAATAATCTATAATGATCAGGATAAATGTAATtgtttaaaagttaaaaataattaaaataaaataaaattttaaaattaaatattgaaaaaaaaatataaaggtAGAAATTGGTAGGATTTagccaattaaaataaaaagaaaaaaaagaagaaaaaacacTTAATGAAAATTTTACAATACTGTTGTTTCTTCAAATAATAGCATAAAATTGGGTTTTGATATATATAAATAGCTAGGATTGATTGCctaatacttatatatatatatatatatatatatatatatatatatatatatatatatatatatatatataatttgcagTATTTATTAAATgacattaatataaattatttttaatttattatcattgttgtttttttataatttcattttttaaaatatttacttatgaaaaaataaaaatatcttttacatttactttgtaatttaattatatttttgaattatttgaaaaaaatttaaataatatttttttatgtgaATGTTGAACAAGTTTAATTATgtaaaaaagaaaagcaaaaggaaagaaaaaaattttaaaaataacacaAAAAGGATATAGACTAAAATAGTACTTTcactattaaatttataatttaattaaattttatttaaattatattttttataaatattaaataaatttaattagtgaaaaattaaaaaaaaaaaacagtaaaAGTGCCTTTAATATCAAAACCCAGCTAAAAGCACCAAATTCTTCCTCTAGATTTTGTCATGTAGCAACCAGCAGGTAAAATAAAAGATGAGGTGTTGTAGTATAATATaataatgtgtgtgtgtgtatatatatatatatatattgccaaGGCGCCACCTGTGGGTAGCCCAGGTTGTAGAGGGGTGAGGTGttggcagagatcctaggttcaagcTATAGCGCATTCCTCTTGTACCAAAAATAGAAATACGTATGGTCAAGGTGCCACCTGTGCTTATCCCAGGTGGTAGAGTGTTGAGGTTTGGGTAGATATCCTAGGTTCAAGCTGTAGCACTCTCCTCTTGTaccaaaaatatataaatatatatagccAAGGTGCCACCTGTGCATATCCTATAGATACTAGGTTCGAGCTGTAGTGCCCTGCTCTCCTCTTGTACTCACCTAAGATGAAGTTCAACATCTCTTGGGAGAAAAGAATTTTCTTTCCTAATTCTTACCTAATGTAAGAACTGCTAATCAACCCCTTAAAGAACATACCATAGCATGAACCAAGACAGACCATCTACACCTCCAGTTGGAATAAGAATTAAGTGGCACATTTAAGCAGGATTTTTCTAGCAAGTCAACTTCTCAGTAAACAAACCAAAATGGCTTTAATTGCCGGCAGTACTTTTCCTATATTTCGAAATAACAAATTATACAGCCAATCTGCACCTCATATTTCTTCTTCACTCAATGTGTGCTTACAAACACATAGAGAAAGGGATTGAAAGAGC
This Hevea brasiliensis isolate MT/VB/25A 57/8 unplaced genomic scaffold, ASM3005281v1 Scaf1, whole genome shotgun sequence DNA region includes the following protein-coding sequences:
- the LOC110635040 gene encoding LOW QUALITY PROTEIN: BEL1-like homeodomain protein 6 (The sequence of the model RefSeq protein was modified relative to this genomic sequence to represent the inferred CDS: inserted 3 bases in 2 codons) codes for the protein MATYYASSNNQRDAAPMIYMPGSYSETPVLPGNMMMYMNGGSYSDTLAGNTQQQNNCIQIQSVEALDSTARQQEILSNLGGSRSGEHDFNAWRDNRNEMLVMNSMGGPSGILHSGQNLHGQGLSLSLGTQIPSGIQMPSIPYRNPNPGLASFLGPNPSIMGEGGGRNGSSRDEQSKNAEYLPPGFPGGNQDSNKGDLSPYGMTSIARTIPNSKYLKAAQQLLDEVVNVRKALKQPDKEKNQSTNEHGLNSSKRGDSKSKNGSADPQESTNNFPSELSHAERQELQNKLSKLLSMLDEVDRRYRQYYHQMQIVVSSFDVIAGCGAAKPYSALALQTISRHFRCLRDAISDQIQATRKSLGEQETSENDKGIGITRLRYVDQQLRQQRALQQLGMMQQHAWRPQRGLPESSVSILRAWLFEHFLHPYPKDSDKIMLARQTGLTRSQVSNWFINARVRLWKPMVEEMYKEEIGDAEMDSNSSSENATKATKGDLRNYEDXEEEMQQSASSTANERCSAGQLLDSKSDCVPDVEMGGSTTRSNFQNMTRSEAVTEYGLLKLREEQRPSVDDCGLFPDAIVHSDGSADRLIAAAAAAYQMSEVGGFGTGSGVSLTLGLQHCEGGNLPVSTTAHHSFVSMRGDGIYSAAASSVGAENTDYECLNXGNRQHMFNSSHLFHDFVV
- the LOC110635038 gene encoding BEL1-like homeodomain protein 7 codes for the protein MATYYASSNNQRDGAPMIYMPGSYSETPVLPGNMMMYMNGGSFSDTLAGNSHLQNNCIQIQSVEASNSSTQQQEILSNLGGSRIGEHDFNAWRDGRNEMLVMHSMGGPSGILHSGQNLQVQGLSLSLGTQIPSGIQMPSPYRNPNPGLASFLSPNPSIIGEGGGSNGSSRDEQSKNAECLPPGFSGGNQDSNKGDLSPYGMTSIARTIPNSKYLKAAQQVLDEVVNVRKALKQPDKEKNQSTNEHGLNSPKGVDSKSKNGIADPPESTNNFPSELSHAERQELQNKLSKLLSMLEEVDRRYKQYHHQMQIVVSSFDVIAGRGAAKPYSALALQTISRHFRCLRDAISGQIQATRKSLGKQETSENGKGMGITRLRYVDQQIRQQRALQQLGMMQQHAWRPQRGLPESSVSILRAWLFEHFLHPYPKDSDKIMLARQTGLTRSQVSNWFINARVRLWKPMVEEMYKEEIGDAEMDSNSPSENATKATKGDLRNYEDGGEEMQQSSSSTATERCSAAGQLLDSKSDHVPDVEMGGSTTRINFRNMTHGGRGEAVTEYGLLKLREEQRPSVDCGLFPDAIVHSDGSGDRFMAAAAAAYQMSQVGGFGTASGVSLTLGLQHCDGGNLPVSATAHHSFVSTRGDDIYGAAASSTEAENTDYECLNPGNRQHRFNSSHLLHDFVA